From the genome of Dehalococcoidales bacterium:
GCAGCTCTCTGCGCTTCGCTGTTAATCATTTGCAAATCTTTTAACAAATCCGGCGCAATGTTTTCTTTTTCAAGCATCAGTTGGGTTAGCCCGACAACGCTTGTAAGAGGGTTATTAAGCTCATGGGTAATACCGGAGGACAGCTCACCGATAGATGCCAAACGATCCGTTAAAACCATCTTTTCCGCCATTTTTTTGCGTTCGGTAATATCCTCCATTATATGCACGGAACCAACTACTTGGCCTTTGCTGTCAAACATCGGGTCGGCAGCAACGTAATACCACTTATTATCGATTTCAAATTCTCCCGATTCCCGGCGCCCGCTTTTGACCGACCTGAAGTGGGGGCAGCTTTTTGTTAGTTCGCTTGCAAATTGCATTACTTCATAACACTTTTTGCCTTCGATTTCCTTATCGGTTTTGCCTGTCAATTTGTTCATTGCCTTGTTACAATTTATAATTGTTCCGTCAAGATCAAGCAGGCAAATAACGCTTTCAATCGAGTTAAATGTAGCCTCCCAACTGTTTATCGATTGCCGCAACTTTTCTTCGGACTTAATTAAATCCCTCTCGATTTTTTTAATTTGGGTTATATCGGTAAACGTGGCATAGGCTTGGTACGGCCTTTTTTCTCCGTTTCTGAATCTGGGTCTGGAACCAGCAACCACCCAACGGTAATCTTTCCCCGAAGGCTTTAAAATACCCATTACAACGCCCTCTACAGCTTGCCCGTTTTGCAAAGCCAAAACAGACGGGAATTCTTCTTTGGGAAAAGGCAGTCCTTCTTCGGTAACTGCCACTATTTCGCCATCAAATACGGTTTTATCGGACGCCACCTCCAAATTTAACCCCCAAATATCGATAGCCGCTTTATTTGCAGAAATCAGTTTTCCTGCGCTATCCCAAAATATCACCCCTTGAGCCATCGTTTCAAACAGGGTACGGTACTCTTCTTCACTTTTTCTGAGGGCTTCTTCGGCTTCTTTGCGGCTTGTTATATCGCGGGCAATGCCTTCAATCGCCGCAACCCGCCCTTCGTCATCAAAAATGGGCGTATTCTGTTGTTCGGTCCATATTATGCTGCCGTCTTTTTTAACCCACCTAAGGACAATAGGGTGCTTGGCAGCTTCAGGTGATTGCATAATTTCAGCTAACTTAGCCCTGTCATCGGGATGCACCAATTTAAAACCCAATTCGGGGTCGGCGTAATGGTCTTCGGGGGTAAAACCGGTAATAGCGGTTGCCGAAGGACTGACATACTCAAACCGCGGGGTCGGCAAAAGACGCAAACGATAAATTAAATCCTTGGCGTTATCGGCCAAAAAGCGGTAGCTCTCTTCACTTTTTCTGAGGGCTTCTTCGGCTTCCTTGCGGCTTGTTATATCGTGGCAAATGCAAAAAACCAATTTTTTATCGGCAAAAAAGGCTCCGTTGATACTGACTTCGACATCATAAACGGTTCCGTCTTTGCGGCGATGCTTTGTTTCAAAACGACGTCCCTTCTCATCGACACTGCGCAAAGTATTTTTTAATTGCTCTCGAGTCGCCTCAATACTCCAGTCCCAAAGGTGTAAATTTTTGACTTCATCGGGGGTATAGCCGACCATATTTATAAAATGTTGATTAGCCTCAAAAACAGCGCCGTTTTCATCAAGAACAACAATACCGGCCCTTGATTGTTCAACAAGTATCCGGCGGCGGATTAATTCATCGGAGAGCGCTTGCTCCGCCTTTTTACGCTCGGTAACGTCGTGTCCGACAACTAAAAGCCCGGTAATCTTTCCGTTTTTATCCTTAAGGGGCGTATCATACCAATCCACCAGCCGTTCTTCACCGCTCTTTATAACAATTGAGTTGATATTTCCGACCCTTTTTTGGCCGTCGATAGCAATTGCAAAGATTTCTTTGGTTTTTTCCCTATTATATTGCGGAAGGAATGTTTCGAACCAATCTTTCCCTTTAACTTCATCTAAAGAATATCCGGAAAAACTTTCCATATACGGATTGAAATCAACAATGCGCCCTTGGGTGTCCAGTGTCAGAATAATTGCCCTTGCGGTATCAACAATACTTCGTACGTAATCTTTCTCCTGCCTCAGTGCTTCCTCAACCCTAATCCGCTCGGTAATATCTTTATCCACCCCGCGATACCCCAGTAAATTACCCTGACTATCAAGGATAGGAGCAGAGCTTGTTTCCAATATAACCATCTCGCCGTTTTTATGGGTATTCGGATAAATGAAATTACGCAAAGCCCGTTTTTGCTCTATGGCTTCCTTGGCCATTTTTAAAAACTCTTCCTGAATTTTGGAGCCGTAGAGGTCGTAATAGTGTTTCTTGCCGACAAGCTCTTTCGGCAAGTAGCCCAGTATTCTTTCAACCGCCGGGCTTGAGTAGGTGTACATTCCTTCGGCATCAGATTCCCAGATCCATTCGTCGGCACTGTCGGCAACCTGCCTGAGACGCTCCTCACTTTCGCGTAAAGATTTTTCCGCTTCCTTGCGCTCTGTAATATCGCGAAAGATTGCCATATCAGCCGGGCTTTCATCGTGCTCTATAATAAAGGCATTTACTTCAACAGGTACAAATAACCCGTTTTTGGCGTTTATTTCCAATTCATATCTATGAGGAACGTCTTCGCCGGCCATTCTTCTTTTGTATCTTTCAGAAACAAGGTCTTTGAATTGAGGGGCAACAAAATCAGGCAGTGTTTTTCCGATTATTTCGCCTAGAGAAAACCCGGTAATTTGAGACATTATCGAATTGGCAAACTTAATTTGATTGTCTTGGACAATAATTACGCCGCCGTCAATGTTATCGTAAGAAAGGCAATATTTTTTTGTTGGAGGGGTAGGTTCCGAAACGGCATCGTCGCGTTCTTTTTTCAAATTATTCCCGTCTTTTTTACCTAACATATATATACCGCTTCCCCTTTGTAACAAAGGATTGGGGATAATGGCACAAAGATAAGCATGCCAGCCGCAGTTATTATATTTAAGCTGTTACTTTTATGCAAAATAATGCACCCATTATATAATAAGGGTCGCCTAAAGACCATAGGTTAAGAGGGGAATATTTTATAATGGAACTAAATTAGCGTTAAAAATTTGAAATCAGTTGCCAAAAACAGCCTTTATTGCTACAATCTCTCTGTTAGCGGCGCAAAGGTTTATTCTCAAAGCCGTTTGATTTTTCGCTATGCCCCTGTAGCTCAGTGGATAGAGCAGCGGTTTCCTAAACCGCGTGTCGAGAGTTCGACTCTCTCCAGGGGTACCACTCTTTAAACTGCAAAGCCCTCGGACGACTAGAAATCCAAGGGCTTTATTTATTTCGACTAAAATCCCGCTTTATCTACGGCCTTAACACGATGGTATCGGCATAAACCAAGCGCCGCTGGTATATCGCAGTCAGTCCGGATACGTTAAAGACCTCGAATTCTTTAATCACCAACCGATAAACATTTTTCGCATCCGGCAGTTTAATATCGCCCGTCCATACGGAATCGCCGTCTTTTTCGGGTTGCTTAAATTGATGAGTAAGAACCACCGGGTTTTGATTAAGCGGTTCCCAAGCCAGTTCTCCGGCAACTTCCGGATCAATCCCGTCACGCATCTTTTCAAGGCTAACCTCAACAACCGCATGCCCTTCATATCCAACGGTTTTACTGTATCCGGGTCCGCTAACCGTAATATGCCTTACATCGGAAGCGGAATCATCGCGCGTAACACCGGCAAAGCGATCGGGCGCCAACTGAATAAAATCAGCCAGAACAACGCGCGAAAGGTGGACATTATCTTTATTGGGGTCAATGAACGTATCGGGGCCAGTAATCGCCGTTGAGAGTGAATTTGGCTGATAACGTACCAACGCCAAACGTACAAACGGGAAATAGGTTTTACCGGCATCGATTTGCATATCGCAATACCACAGCTTGCGGTCGCTATCGTAAGCAACTTCATGCCCGGCGATATTAACCTTTAAATTGGCATCGTGAACTTCTTCCAACAACAAACCCGATGCCTGATATTCCTTTTTAGATAACTTAAACGCATTAAGTGTCGGCAAGGCTGGTATCGGCGCCGAAAGGAAGAGCGGGTCAAGCCCCCATTGGGTTACGAAAGGCTTAATTTTTTCATGCGCCGGGTCTTTCGAAATCGAAATGCTCGACGGACCCGGCCAAAGCACCGCCCCCAAAAGCTCTCCGTCGCCCGAAGAGTACCAAGGCCTTTCCATATAAATCCTAATGCCCCCTCCGATACGATTACTGACAACAGACGTATTACTCCCGCCGCCGGAGGAAGCTTCCCATGAAAAAGTCGGGATAACATAAAGGATTTTGGGAGCCGCCGGTCTTGCCGCGCTAAGGATATCCAAGGTAAACGGAGATTCGGTCTCACGCGTAATAGGCTTTTCAATAAAGGCCACTTCAAGGTTTGTATTTTCAGGAATCGCGCTTGATTTTTCGGAGGTGTTGGTGCGCCTTAGGGCAGCCGTATTGTAATCAACAACGTAATCCCCATCTTTACTCTCGGCATCGTAGGCTTTATACCCGGCGCTGTTATCGGCCAGGCGTACGCTCTCCGAACCTTCCACCAATTTTTCGCTTGAAAGAGTAAACGGGGCATCTCCGCTGAGCTTTACATTTTTGATACGCTTGCGGAAATATTCGGCAAAACGGGTCGTAGCAATCGCGGAATAGGTTACTTTGCGGTATTTGGTATCGCTAAATTCATGGTTGCCTTGGAGGTAAAAAATATCTTCCTCCTCATTTGCGGCCGGTAAATTCACCGCATTATCAAAGGGATGTGCGCTTACGCTGATAACCCTCGGACCAGCCTCTCCCAGCGGATCTATATTTTCGGTCCAATCGGCTTTTAAATCGATTTTAACGGTACTTTTGAGATGTACCCTCATCATGCGATCGTATAAATGAGCAAAGGTTTGCCCGACAGCACGGGTGAATGAGAAATACCCGAACTCAGGAGTAAGCAAGGGCTGCCTTACCGCATGTACAAGCGTTAGAGTGCGATAGGGCGTCAGCATCCAATGCTTACCCTCTAACGCCAATACTACGGACGGCGTTTCATCTTTACCTTCTTCAATAATCCACTGTATTAAACCCATTTGCCAAATATCGTCTTTGGTCATCCCCGATGACAACTTTACTTTTAAAACCTCGGCTTTGGGGAGTACTACTTCAAATACCCTTTCTTTTTCGTAAAAGTTGGCATGCGCTTTCTCGCCTTCCGTTAGCACCAGACGAAACGGCAAGGCATAAGGCCATTTGGCGCCCTCCGAGTAGCCGAAACTGACCGGAAAGGATTGCGGCCCGCCGGGGAGCCCATTAAATACGGCTTGGCGCGAGAATATATCCGGCAGATAAGGCAGTTCAATCTCGTCTTCATCCACAAACGGAAGGTCATGATTATCCGGGTCCGGTTTACCGGCAATAACACCGCTTTCTCTCGGAACGATTACTTTATAGGCATTTTTATCTACCGCTCCGCTTTCCGGATCATCAAAAAGGCGATGAGTCTCCGCTAAAGATTGTGCCGATTTGGGAGGCACAATATGACGCTCGCTTAC
Proteins encoded in this window:
- a CDS encoding PAS domain S-box protein produces the protein MLGKKDGNNLKKERDDAVSEPTPPTKKYCLSYDNIDGGVIIVQDNQIKFANSIMSQITGFSLGEIIGKTLPDFVAPQFKDLVSERYKRRMAGEDVPHRYELEINAKNGLFVPVEVNAFIIEHDESPADMAIFRDITERKEAEKSLRESEERLRQVADSADEWIWESDAEGMYTYSSPAVERILGYLPKELVGKKHYYDLYGSKIQEEFLKMAKEAIEQKRALRNFIYPNTHKNGEMVILETSSAPILDSQGNLLGYRGVDKDITERIRVEEALRQEKDYVRSIVDTARAIILTLDTQGRIVDFNPYMESFSGYSLDEVKGKDWFETFLPQYNREKTKEIFAIAIDGQKRVGNINSIVIKSGEERLVDWYDTPLKDKNGKITGLLVVGHDVTERKKAEQALSDELIRRRILVEQSRAGIVVLDENGAVFEANQHFINMVGYTPDEVKNLHLWDWSIEATREQLKNTLRSVDEKGRRFETKHRRKDGTVYDVEVSINGAFFADKKLVFCICHDITSRKEAEEALRKSEESYRFLADNAKDLIYRLRLLPTPRFEYVSPSATAITGFTPEDHYADPELGFKLVHPDDRAKLAEIMQSPEAAKHPIVLRWVKKDGSIIWTEQQNTPIFDDEGRVAAIEGIARDITSRKEAEEALRKSEEEYRTLFETMAQGVIFWDSAGKLISANKAAIDIWGLNLEVASDKTVFDGEIVAVTEEGLPFPKEEFPSVLALQNGQAVEGVVMGILKPSGKDYRWVVAGSRPRFRNGEKRPYQAYATFTDITQIKKIERDLIKSEEKLRQSINSWEATFNSIESVICLLDLDGTIINCNKAMNKLTGKTDKEIEGKKCYEVMQFASELTKSCPHFRSVKSGRRESGEFEIDNKWYYVAADPMFDSKGQVVGSVHIMEDITERKKMAEKMVLTDRLASIGELSSGITHELNNPLTSVVGLTQLMLEKENIAPDLLKDLQMINSEAQRAARIVKNLLVFARKHENEMHPASVENILEKVLELREYEQKVHNINVIRDYAPDLPYVSMDWFQIQQVFLNIVVNAEFAMSEANGGGTLTIKTEMVEGMVKISFIDNGRGIDPENIKHLFDPFFTTKVVGRGTGLGLSISHGIISQHHGNIYVKSKLGEGSVFTVELPLVQPKTDE